Genomic window (Candidatus Methylomirabilota bacterium):
CGAGGTCAAAGTCGGCGTCGTACTTGATGTCACGGCGGGCCCGTTCCACGGCCATTTCGGCCACGTAGAGGGCACGGGTGGCGTTCTTGTCGTTAAAGGCAATCTGGGTCTCGGTCATGGAGAGGGTCATGAAAATCGGCCCGAGGATAAACAGAACGACCATGCACAGGAGGGCTACGATCAGCACGAAACCGTTGTTGTTCTTCATGGATGCCCTCATTCCTTCTCCTCAGATATTCCGGAGCCGAACGTCCGAGGTCAGCGGGAACGCATGTGTTCCCCCCATTGGCGCTACACCCTCGGTCAACACCTGGATAGTGATCCGCTCGATCCGTGTCAGGTCCGCGGCCGCGACCGGAGAGGCCAGTTCTTTGAACTTCAGGACCGGATTGAGCTCGGTCGCGTCATAGTAGAAATAGCGGAAGACCGTCGTGAGGGTCGGGTCGAGCTGCTCAGCAATGGGCGGCGGCTCGACGCACCCGTTGTCGGCCGGCGGCGCCACGAAGTCGGCCGGGACGGCCGCCGGGTTCCAGATCCAGAGCTTGCGCCGGACCTGCATACAGACCGGATCGTAGGTGTACTCGAGCATGTCTCCCCAGCCATCGGGACCGATGCCCGCAGGGGCGTTGACATCGGCGACGAAACGGATGCTGGTTGCGGTCGCACTCTGGATCGCCCGCTGCGTCGTGGCGGGGTTCGTCCCAGCCCCCAGGAGGGGCAAGGTATGGCTCGGGTCATAGCCGATCATCCGGAGCTCCCGGGAGACGAGATCAACCGCCGCGCGGGCATTCTGCTGGATGTTGATCTTGACCTCCCCTTTGGCATAGGTCCTCCGATTGGCGTTGTACATCTGGTAGAGCCCGATCAGCACGATGGTTGAGATCACCGTGGCAATCAGGACCTCGAGCAAGGTGAAGCCGC
Coding sequences:
- a CDS encoding prepilin-type N-terminal cleavage/methylation domain-containing protein gives rise to the protein MSAKRPQDKRRRGAGGFTLLEVLIATVISTIVLIGLYQMYNANRRTYAKGEVKINIQQNARAAVDLVSRELRMIGYDPSHTLPLLGAGTNPATTQRAIQSATATSIRFVADVNAPAGIGPDGWGDMLEYTYDPVCMQVRRKLWIWNPAAVPADFVAPPADNGCVEPPPIAEQLDPTLTTVFRYFYYDATELNPVLKFKELASPVAAADLTRIERITIQVLTEGVAPMGGTHAFPLTSDVRLRNI